The Flaviramulus sp. BrNp1-15 genome has a window encoding:
- a CDS encoding long-chain fatty acid--CoA ligase — MTEVKRLFDFPYYQLENKPNDAALVTKYDGVWVKTSTQEYIDKANTISRALLKLGVKKDDKIAVISTTNRTEWNIMDIGILQVGAQNIPIYPTICAEDYEYVLNHSESIYCFVSDEEVLEKVNKVKANTKIKEVYSFDHIKGCKHYSELFELGKDTSNQNEVEARKDAVKSSDLATIIYTSGTTGKPKGVMLSHWNITSNALESFPRVPLKGNDTRVLSFLPICHIFERLLIYVYQYAGTSIYFAEGIDKIGENAKEIKPNLMSVVPRLLEKVYDKIMAKAAELSGIKKALFFWAVALGEKWEPYKQNGAWYELQLKIANKLIFSKWKAALGGELYTMVSGSAPLQPRLTRIFSAAGMQIMEGYGLTETSPVVSVGKYADHLFRVGTVGKPINGVEVKIADDGEILIKGPNVMLGYYKDPEKTASVMTDDYFHTGDKGEIDVDGFLKITGRKKEMFKTSGGKYVIPTLLENELKQSRFIEQIMVIGEGEKMPAALIQPNFEFIKDWIERKQENIGTSIEEIVNSEIIQSRIQEEVDKCNKKFGKWEQIKRFELTPEIWSIDAGHLTPTLKMKRDVIKKMYKDLIEKIYRP; from the coding sequence ATGACTGAAGTAAAAAGACTTTTTGACTTTCCTTATTACCAATTAGAAAATAAGCCTAATGATGCTGCCCTAGTTACAAAATACGATGGTGTATGGGTTAAAACCTCAACTCAAGAATATATTGATAAAGCAAATACAATAAGTAGAGCCTTATTAAAATTGGGTGTTAAAAAGGATGATAAAATAGCCGTTATTTCCACTACAAATAGAACGGAATGGAATATAATGGATATTGGGATACTACAAGTTGGTGCCCAAAATATTCCTATTTACCCAACCATTTGTGCAGAAGATTATGAGTATGTACTTAATCATAGTGAATCTATTTATTGCTTTGTTTCAGATGAAGAAGTATTAGAAAAAGTAAACAAGGTAAAAGCGAATACCAAAATAAAAGAAGTTTACTCATTTGACCATATTAAGGGTTGCAAGCATTATTCAGAATTATTTGAGCTTGGAAAAGACACATCAAACCAAAATGAAGTTGAAGCTAGAAAAGATGCTGTAAAATCATCAGATTTAGCTACTATTATATATACTTCTGGTACTACAGGAAAACCAAAAGGCGTGATGTTATCTCACTGGAACATTACCAGTAATGCTTTAGAAAGCTTTCCTAGAGTTCCTTTAAAAGGTAACGATACAAGAGTATTAAGCTTTTTACCTATTTGCCACATTTTTGAGCGCTTACTTATTTATGTTTATCAATATGCTGGCACATCTATTTATTTTGCTGAGGGTATTGATAAAATTGGAGAAAATGCTAAAGAAATTAAGCCCAACCTAATGAGTGTTGTACCAAGGCTGCTAGAAAAGGTTTACGACAAAATTATGGCTAAAGCTGCAGAATTATCTGGTATTAAAAAAGCGTTGTTTTTCTGGGCTGTTGCTTTAGGAGAAAAATGGGAACCTTATAAGCAAAATGGCGCTTGGTATGAGCTTCAATTAAAAATTGCCAACAAGCTTATTTTTAGTAAATGGAAAGCTGCACTTGGTGGTGAGTTATATACTATGGTATCTGGTAGTGCACCTTTACAACCTCGATTAACCAGAATTTTTTCTGCTGCGGGTATGCAAATTATGGAAGGTTATGGACTAACAGAAACTTCTCCAGTTGTTTCAGTAGGCAAATATGCAGATCATTTATTTAGAGTTGGTACCGTTGGAAAACCTATTAATGGTGTAGAAGTAAAAATTGCTGATGATGGTGAAATTCTAATTAAAGGACCAAATGTGATGCTAGGGTATTATAAAGACCCTGAAAAAACAGCAAGCGTAATGACAGATGATTATTTCCATACTGGAGATAAAGGTGAAATTGATGTTGATGGTTTCTTAAAAATTACCGGCCGAAAAAAGGAAATGTTTAAAACCTCTGGCGGTAAATATGTTATTCCTACACTTCTTGAAAACGAATTAAAACAATCTCGATTTATCGAACAAATTATGGTTATTGGTGAAGGTGAAAAAATGCCTGCTGCACTTATACAGCCTAACTTTGAATTTATAAAAGATTGGATAGAAAGAAAACAAGAAAACATTGGCACTTCTATAGAAGAAATTGTAAACTCAGAAATTATACAATCAAGAATTCAAGAAGAAGTAGATAAATGCAATAAAAAGTTTGGTAAGTGGGAACAAATAAAAAGATTTGAGCTTACTCCAGAAATTTGGTCTATTGATGCTGGACATCTTACTCCTACCCTTAAAATGAAAAGAGATGTAATTAAAAAAATGTATAAAGATTTAATTGAAAAAATATACAGACCATAG
- a CDS encoding MarR family winged helix-turn-helix transcriptional regulator codes for MKEKTIDYILRTTWLTVQKMYNEEAAKFESTMATGFTLLSIDPEKGTPSTALGPKMGMEATSLSRILKTMEKKGLIERNPNPEDGRGVIISLTDFGREKRSYSKEKVLTFNEAIKKNVSEEKLKHFFEVSEIINDMVSNKKIYNQTDK; via the coding sequence ATGAAAGAGAAAACCATCGATTATATACTTAGAACCACGTGGCTTACAGTTCAAAAAATGTACAATGAAGAAGCTGCAAAGTTTGAAAGCACGATGGCAACTGGCTTTACTTTATTAAGTATAGATCCAGAGAAAGGAACCCCTTCAACAGCTTTAGGTCCAAAAATGGGAATGGAAGCCACCAGCTTATCCAGAATCTTAAAAACCATGGAAAAAAAAGGTTTAATAGAAAGAAATCCTAATCCTGAAGATGGTCGTGGTGTTATTATCTCACTAACCGATTTTGGTAGAGAAAAAAGAAGCTATTCAAAAGAAAAAGTACTCACATTTAATGAGGCCATTAAAAAAAATGTTTCGGAAGAAAAACTGAAACACTTTTTTGAAGTTTCAGAAATCATTAACGATATGGTTTCTAACAAAAAAATATACAACCAAACAGATAAGTAG
- a CDS encoding acetyl-CoA C-acyltransferase yields the protein MKQAYIVKAYRTAVGKAPKGVFRFKRADELGAETIQHMMKELPQLDVSRIDDVIVGNAMPEGSQGLNMARFISLIGLNSVDVPGVTVNRFCSSGIETIGIATAKIQAGMADCIIAGGSESMSSVPMTGFKPELNYDTVKSGHEDYYWGMGNTAEAVANQFKVSREDQDEFAYNSHMKALRALAENRFQDQIVPINVDQVYIDENGKKATRSYTVTKDEGPRAGTSIEALAKLRAVFAAGGSVTAGNSSQMSDGAAFVMVMSEDMVKELNLEPIARLVNYAAAGVEPRIMGIGPVKAIPKALKQAGLKQSDLGLIELNEAFASQSLAVIRELDLNPDIINVNGGAIALGHPLGCTGAKLSVQLFDEMRKRDMKGKYGAVTMCVGTGQGACGIFEFLN from the coding sequence ATGAAACAAGCATATATAGTAAAAGCATATAGAACAGCAGTTGGTAAGGCCCCTAAAGGTGTATTCCGCTTTAAAAGAGCAGATGAGTTAGGTGCAGAAACCATTCAGCATATGATGAAAGAATTACCACAATTAGATGTCTCAAGAATTGATGATGTTATTGTTGGTAACGCAATGCCAGAAGGTTCTCAAGGATTAAACATGGCACGATTTATCTCATTAATTGGGTTAAACAGTGTTGATGTTCCTGGTGTAACCGTAAATCGTTTTTGTTCTTCTGGAATTGAAACTATTGGTATAGCTACTGCAAAAATTCAAGCTGGAATGGCAGATTGTATTATTGCAGGAGGTTCAGAAAGTATGAGTTCTGTACCAATGACTGGTTTTAAGCCAGAACTAAATTATGATACAGTAAAATCTGGTCATGAAGATTATTATTGGGGAATGGGAAATACTGCTGAAGCAGTAGCAAATCAATTTAAAGTATCTAGAGAAGATCAAGATGAGTTTGCTTATAATTCACACATGAAAGCGTTAAGAGCTTTAGCTGAAAATCGTTTTCAAGATCAAATCGTTCCTATAAATGTAGATCAAGTTTATATTGATGAAAATGGAAAAAAAGCAACTAGATCTTATACAGTAACTAAAGATGAAGGTCCACGTGCAGGAACAAGTATTGAAGCATTAGCAAAATTACGCGCTGTATTTGCTGCTGGTGGTAGTGTTACAGCAGGAAACTCATCACAAATGAGTGATGGTGCAGCTTTCGTTATGGTTATGAGTGAAGATATGGTTAAAGAATTAAACTTAGAACCTATTGCTCGTTTAGTAAACTACGCAGCTGCAGGTGTAGAACCTCGCATTATGGGAATAGGTCCTGTTAAGGCTATTCCAAAAGCATTAAAACAAGCAGGTTTAAAACAATCTGATTTAGGTTTAATTGAGTTAAACGAAGCTTTTGCTTCACAATCGTTAGCTGTAATAAGAGAATTAGATTTAAATCCAGATATCATTAATGTTAACGGTGGTGCAATTGCATTAGGTCATCCACTTGGTTGTACAGGTGCAAAATTATCGGTTCAACTATTTGATGAAATGCGCAAGCGTGACATGAAAGGAAAATATGGAGCAGTTACCATGTGTGTTGGTACAGGACAAGGTGCCTGCGGAATTTTTGAATTTTTAAACTAA
- a CDS encoding 3-hydroxyacyl-CoA dehydrogenase/enoyl-CoA hydratase family protein, with protein sequence MSKRRIKKVAVIGSGIMGSGIACHFANIGVDVLLLDIVPRELNDKEKAKGLTLESKAVRNRLVNDSLTTALKSKPSPIYHQKFASRITTGNLEDDIAKVKDVDWIIEVVVERLDIKKQVFENLEKYRTPGTLITSNTSGIPIKFMSEGRSEDFQKHFCGTHFFNPARYLKLFEIIPGPKTDASVLDFLNGYGEQFLGKTSVVAKDTPAFIGNRIGIFSIMSLFHAVKEMDLTIEEVDKLSGPVIGRPKSATFRTVDVVGLDTLVHVANGIRENCPKDESLELFTLPDFINTMMENKWLGSKTGQGFYKKNVSADGQKEILSLDLNTLEYRSAKKAKFATLELTKTIDKVTDRFKVLVNGKDKAGEFYRKSFSALFAYVTNRIPEITDELYKIDDAMKAGFGWEHGPFQIWDAIGVEAGIEMMKAEGHEPAAWVNDMLASGSKSFYTVKDGATYAYDIPKKAQEKIPGQDAFIILDNIRKSNEVFKNSGVVVEDLGDGILNVEFQSKMNTIGGDVLAGLNKAIDLAEKDFAGLVVGNQAANFSVGANIGMIFMMAVEQEYDELNAAIKYFQDTMMRMRYSSIPTISAPHGMCLGGGCELSMHADKVVAAAETYIGLVEFGVGVIPGGGGSKEMALRAQDTFRKGDVELNILQEYFLTIGMAKVSTSAYEAFDLGVLQNGKDVVVVNKDRQIATAKAYAKLMADAGYTQPVKRTDIKVLGKQALGMFLVGTDAMEASRYISEHDHKIANKLAYVMAGGDLSEPTLVSEQYLLDLEREAFLSLCTERKTLERIQHMLTKGKPLRN encoded by the coding sequence ATGAGCAAACGTAGAATTAAAAAAGTTGCAGTCATTGGTTCAGGTATCATGGGAAGTGGTATTGCATGTCATTTTGCCAATATTGGTGTAGATGTGCTTTTGCTAGACATTGTTCCTAGAGAATTAAATGACAAAGAGAAAGCTAAAGGCTTAACTCTTGAAAGTAAAGCAGTAAGAAATCGTTTAGTAAACGACTCACTTACTACGGCTTTAAAATCGAAACCATCTCCTATATATCACCAAAAATTTGCAAGTAGAATTACTACTGGAAATTTAGAAGATGATATTGCTAAAGTAAAAGATGTAGATTGGATTATAGAAGTTGTTGTAGAACGTCTGGATATTAAAAAACAAGTTTTTGAAAATCTTGAAAAATATAGAACTCCAGGTACTTTAATTACTTCAAATACTTCTGGAATTCCAATTAAGTTTATGAGCGAAGGACGTAGTGAAGATTTCCAGAAGCATTTCTGTGGAACGCACTTTTTTAACCCTGCTCGATACTTAAAATTATTCGAAATTATTCCAGGACCAAAAACTGATGCTTCTGTTTTAGACTTTTTAAATGGTTATGGTGAACAATTCTTAGGAAAAACATCGGTAGTTGCTAAAGATACTCCAGCGTTTATAGGAAATCGTATTGGTATTTTCAGCATTATGAGTTTATTCCACGCTGTAAAAGAGATGGATTTAACTATTGAAGAAGTAGATAAATTATCTGGTCCAGTGATTGGTCGTCCAAAATCGGCTACTTTCAGAACTGTTGATGTTGTTGGATTAGATACGTTAGTTCATGTTGCAAACGGCATTAGAGAAAATTGTCCTAAAGATGAAAGTCTAGAACTTTTTACTTTACCAGATTTTATCAATACCATGATGGAAAACAAATGGTTGGGAAGCAAAACCGGACAAGGTTTCTATAAAAAGAATGTTTCTGCAGATGGACAAAAAGAAATTCTATCATTAGACTTAAACACATTAGAATATCGTTCGGCTAAAAAAGCAAAATTCGCAACTTTAGAGTTAACAAAAACTATAGATAAGGTTACAGATCGGTTTAAAGTATTAGTAAACGGAAAAGATAAAGCTGGTGAATTTTACAGAAAGAGTTTCTCAGCACTATTTGCTTATGTAACTAATCGTATTCCAGAAATCACAGATGAGTTATATAAAATTGACGACGCGATGAAAGCTGGATTTGGTTGGGAACATGGTCCTTTCCAAATTTGGGATGCTATTGGTGTTGAAGCTGGAATAGAAATGATGAAAGCAGAAGGTCATGAACCTGCAGCTTGGGTTAACGACATGTTAGCTTCTGGAAGCAAGTCATTCTATACTGTTAAAGATGGAGCAACTTATGCTTATGATATTCCTAAGAAAGCTCAAGAAAAAATTCCTGGACAAGATGCATTTATCATTCTTGACAACATTAGAAAATCAAACGAAGTATTTAAAAATTCTGGTGTTGTAGTTGAAGATTTAGGAGATGGCATTTTAAATGTAGAATTCCAATCTAAAATGAACACTATTGGTGGAGATGTTTTAGCAGGATTAAATAAAGCTATTGATTTAGCTGAAAAAGACTTTGCAGGTTTAGTAGTTGGTAATCAAGCTGCGAATTTCTCTGTTGGCGCAAACATCGGAATGATTTTTATGATGGCTGTAGAACAAGAATATGACGAGCTAAATGCTGCTATTAAGTATTTCCAAGATACTATGATGCGTATGCGTTATTCATCTATCCCAACAATATCTGCCCCACATGGTATGTGTCTTGGTGGTGGTTGTGAATTGTCTATGCATGCTGATAAAGTTGTTGCTGCTGCCGAAACTTATATTGGTTTAGTAGAATTTGGTGTAGGTGTTATTCCAGGTGGTGGAGGTTCTAAAGAAATGGCTCTTCGTGCTCAAGACACCTTTAGAAAAGGAGATGTAGAGTTAAATATTTTACAAGAATACTTCTTAACTATTGGTATGGCAAAAGTATCTACTTCTGCTTACGAAGCTTTTGATTTGGGTGTTCTACAAAATGGAAAAGATGTTGTAGTAGTAAATAAAGACAGACAAATAGCTACAGCTAAAGCTTATGCAAAACTAATGGCAGATGCAGGATACACGCAACCTGTAAAACGTACAGATATTAAAGTTCTTGGTAAACAAGCTTTAGGTATGTTTTTAGTGGGTACAGATGCCATGGAAGCTAGCCGTTATATTAGTGAACACGATCATAAAATAGCTAACAAATTAGCTTATGTTATGGCTGGTGGTGATTTATCTGAACCTACATTAGTTAGCGAGCAATATTTATTGGATTTAGAGCGTGAAGCTTTCTTAAGTTTATGTACAGAACGTAAAACATTAGAACGTATTCAACACATGTTAACTAAAGGAAAACCATTAAGAAATTAA
- a CDS encoding M1 family metallopeptidase, which translates to MKKNILLFGLFIVTLSINAQSLLSEKSNFTHQDTLRGSITPERVWWDLTYYHLDIKVNPEEKFISGKNTIQYKVLKNDSVMQIDLQSPLKITKVVQNGKQLEVKDDGNAHFISLQDNQNINDINSIDVYYEGQPREAVNAPWDGGISWKKDNKGKPFIASSCQGLGASVWWPCKDHMYDEVDSMLISVNVPSKLMNVSNGRLRKVEQIGDTKTYSWFVKNPINNYGVNINIGDYVNFSEIYDGMAGNLDMDYYVLRDNLEKAKEHFKDAPKMMKAFEHWFGQYPFYADSFKLVEVPYLGMEHQSSVTYGNQYKKGYLGHDLSGTGWGLKFDFIIIHEAGHEWFANNITYKDIADMWIHESFTAYSENLFLDYYFGKEASADYVIGTRKAIRNDKPIIGHYNVNNEGSGDMYYKGANMLHTLRQLIEDDEKWRKILRGLNTTFYHQTVTTQQIEDYIREQTGIDLTEFFNQYLRTTKIPTLEYSIIGKELKYRWTNIVDKFDMPIQVTIGEKEQWLFPKAEWKSLELDSKNTDFSVDRDFYVEAKKI; encoded by the coding sequence ATGAAAAAAAACATATTACTATTTGGTCTCTTTATTGTCACTTTGTCTATAAATGCTCAAAGTTTACTTTCTGAAAAATCTAATTTCACTCATCAAGATACTTTAAGAGGAAGTATTACTCCAGAACGTGTTTGGTGGGACTTAACATATTACCATTTAGATATAAAAGTTAATCCAGAAGAAAAATTTATCTCAGGAAAAAACACGATTCAATACAAGGTATTAAAGAATGATTCTGTAATGCAAATTGATTTACAATCACCTTTAAAAATCACTAAAGTTGTTCAGAATGGAAAACAACTAGAAGTTAAAGATGATGGAAATGCGCATTTTATTAGTTTACAAGACAATCAAAATATAAATGACATAAATAGTATTGATGTATATTATGAAGGCCAACCAAGAGAAGCTGTTAATGCGCCTTGGGATGGAGGAATTTCTTGGAAAAAAGACAATAAAGGAAAACCTTTTATTGCTTCTTCATGTCAAGGCTTAGGAGCAAGTGTTTGGTGGCCATGTAAAGACCATATGTACGACGAAGTTGATAGTATGCTTATAAGTGTTAATGTACCATCAAAATTAATGAATGTTTCTAATGGTAGATTACGAAAAGTGGAACAAATTGGCGACACCAAAACTTATAGTTGGTTTGTAAAAAACCCAATAAATAATTATGGTGTTAATATTAATATTGGTGATTATGTAAACTTTTCAGAGATATATGATGGTATGGCTGGAAATTTAGATATGGATTACTATGTTTTAAGAGATAATCTTGAAAAAGCAAAAGAACATTTTAAAGATGCACCAAAAATGATGAAAGCTTTTGAGCATTGGTTTGGTCAATACCCATTCTATGCCGATAGCTTTAAACTAGTGGAAGTGCCTTATTTAGGAATGGAACATCAAAGTTCTGTTACTTATGGTAACCAATATAAAAAAGGATATTTAGGTCATGATTTATCAGGAACAGGCTGGGGTTTAAAGTTCGATTTCATTATTATTCATGAAGCAGGTCATGAATGGTTTGCTAATAATATTACTTATAAAGATATCGCAGACATGTGGATTCATGAAAGTTTTACTGCTTATTCTGAAAATTTGTTTTTAGATTATTACTTTGGAAAAGAAGCTTCTGCAGATTATGTTATTGGAACACGTAAAGCAATTCGCAATGACAAACCCATTATAGGACATTATAATGTAAACAATGAGGGTTCTGGAGACATGTATTATAAAGGCGCAAATATGCTACACACATTACGTCAACTTATTGAAGATGATGAAAAATGGCGTAAAATACTGCGCGGTTTAAATACAACATTTTACCATCAAACCGTTACCACACAACAAATTGAAGATTATATAAGAGAACAAACTGGTATTGATTTAACCGAATTTTTTAATCAGTATTTAAGAACAACTAAAATTCCAACATTAGAATATTCAATAATAGGAAAAGAGCTAAAATATCGTTGGACAAATATTGTCGATAAATTTGATATGCCTATACAGGTAACCATTGGCGAAAAAGAACAATGGTTATTTCCTAAAGCAGAATGGAAAAGTTTAGAATTAGATTCAAAAAACACTGACTTTTCTGTAGACAGGGATTTTTATGTTGAAGCAAAAAAAATATAA
- a CDS encoding M28 family peptidase has protein sequence MKKSSIIFLFFLSNLLTAQTNQKIYSIIDSVSAQRIEKDIQTLVNFGTRNTFSDTISNTKGIGAARRWIKSEFESISKKCNNCLDVFYQKDFVTKEGNNRVPHDTWVVNVVAIQKGTKYPNRYIIMSGDIDSRASDTMDFTIDAPGANDNASGMAGTIEAARVLSKYSFENSIVYVGLSGEEQGLFGGAGLANYAKEQGWNIIGVFNNDMIGNIKGVDGVIDNRTFRIFSEPVPPNETERERTLRRFYGGEVDGISRQLARYVHNNVKKYMPEMNPMMVYRLDRFGRGGHHRPFNDLGYAGIRIMEAHENYTQQHQDIREENGIKYGDVIEHVNFDYAKKLTAVNAINLASLASAPPEPKNVAIGGIVEASAKLKWDKVDGAKGYKIYWRDTTSPTWDNYRYVGDVSEFMLDGIVIDNYYFGVASVNENGFESVVVFPNKIIR, from the coding sequence ATGAAAAAAAGTTCTATAATTTTTCTATTTTTTTTATCAAACCTACTCACAGCACAGACCAATCAGAAAATCTATAGCATTATAGATTCTGTTTCTGCACAACGCATTGAAAAAGACATACAAACATTAGTAAACTTTGGCACAAGAAATACATTTAGCGATACAATTTCAAATACTAAAGGTATTGGAGCTGCAAGACGATGGATTAAGTCTGAATTTGAATCTATTTCAAAAAAGTGTAACAATTGTTTAGATGTTTTTTATCAGAAAGATTTCGTTACAAAAGAAGGTAACAATCGTGTACCACATGACACTTGGGTGGTAAACGTAGTTGCCATACAAAAAGGCACAAAATATCCAAATCGTTATATAATTATGAGTGGAGATATTGATTCTCGTGCAAGTGATACAATGGATTTTACAATAGATGCGCCAGGTGCAAATGATAATGCATCAGGTATGGCAGGAACTATTGAAGCGGCACGTGTACTAAGTAAGTATAGTTTTGAAAATAGTATTGTTTATGTTGGATTATCTGGAGAAGAACAAGGACTTTTTGGTGGAGCTGGATTAGCTAACTATGCAAAAGAACAAGGTTGGAATATTATAGGTGTTTTTAATAATGATATGATTGGAAATATTAAAGGCGTTGATGGTGTAATTGATAACCGAACATTTAGAATATTTTCTGAACCTGTTCCTCCAAACGAAACAGAAAGAGAACGTACATTACGACGCTTCTACGGTGGAGAAGTTGATGGTATTTCACGCCAACTGGCTCGATATGTTCATAATAATGTAAAAAAATACATGCCAGAAATGAACCCTATGATGGTGTATCGATTAGACCGTTTTGGTCGTGGTGGGCATCATCGTCCGTTTAATGATTTGGGATATGCTGGTATTCGTATTATGGAAGCTCATGAAAATTACACACAACAACATCAAGATATAAGAGAAGAAAATGGTATAAAATATGGTGATGTTATTGAACATGTAAATTTTGACTATGCAAAAAAACTAACTGCTGTAAATGCTATTAATTTAGCTAGTTTAGCATCGGCTCCTCCAGAGCCAAAAAATGTCGCTATTGGTGGTATTGTTGAAGCATCTGCAAAACTTAAATGGGACAAAGTTGATGGAGCTAAAGGCTATAAAATTTATTGGCGAGATACAACATCACCAACTTGGGACAACTACCGTTATGTTGGAGATGTTTCAGAATTTATGTTAGATGGTATTGTTATTGATAATTACTATTTTGGAGTAGCTTCAGTAAATGAAAATGGTTTTGAAAGCGTTGTTGTATTTCCAAACAAAATAATAAGATAA
- a CDS encoding acyl-CoA dehydrogenase family protein, producing the protein MEATEKNILRGGQFLVKEVGCEDIFTPEDFNEEQLMMKEAVTEFVDREIWPNKPRFEAKDYDLTESCMRKAGEMGFLGVSVPQEYGGMGMGFVSTMLVCDYISGATGSFSTAFGAHTGIGTMPITLYGTEDQKKKYVPKLASGEWFGSYCLTEPSAGSDANSGKTKAVLSEDGKTYKITGQKMWISNAGFCSLMIVFARIEDDKNITGFIVEYDPNSPNGITMGEEEHKLGIRASSTRQVFFNDTVVPVENMLSTRGNGFKIAMNALNVGRIKLAAACLDAQRRTITESVKYANERIQFKTPISSFGAIRQKIAEMTTNCWVGESASYRAAKNIEDRIIIRQNNGKDTHQEAELKGVEEYAIECSILKVAVSEHTQKCTDEGIQIFGGMGFSEETPIESAWRDARIARIYEGTNEINRMLSIGMLIKKAMKGHVDLLGPATAVANELTGIPSFDTPNYSELFSEEKSIIANLKKLFLMVAGAALQKYGEKIEQHQQLMLASSDILIQIYLAESAILRAEKLAKKEGEDKVKEQIAMAKLNLFHAIDVIETAGKHSIISFSEGDEQRMMLMGLKRYIKYVNMPNIIELRNIIAGKVIKENKYCF; encoded by the coding sequence ATGGAAGCAACAGAAAAAAATATTTTACGTGGTGGTCAATTTTTAGTAAAAGAAGTTGGCTGTGAAGATATTTTCACTCCAGAAGATTTTAATGAAGAACAGCTTATGATGAAAGAAGCTGTAACAGAATTTGTTGATAGAGAAATCTGGCCAAATAAACCTCGTTTTGAAGCCAAAGATTATGACCTAACCGAATCTTGTATGAGAAAAGCTGGAGAAATGGGATTCTTAGGTGTTTCTGTACCACAAGAATATGGCGGTATGGGTATGGGATTTGTTTCTACTATGCTTGTTTGCGACTATATTTCTGGTGCAACTGGATCTTTTAGTACAGCATTTGGTGCGCATACAGGTATTGGTACTATGCCAATTACACTTTACGGTACAGAAGATCAAAAGAAAAAATATGTACCAAAACTAGCTTCAGGAGAATGGTTTGGTTCTTATTGCTTAACAGAACCAAGTGCTGGTAGTGATGCTAATTCAGGTAAAACTAAAGCGGTTCTTTCAGAAGATGGGAAAACATATAAAATTACAGGTCAGAAAATGTGGATTTCCAATGCTGGTTTCTGTAGTTTAATGATTGTATTTGCACGTATTGAAGATGATAAAAACATCACTGGATTTATTGTTGAATACGACCCAAATAGCCCTAATGGTATTACTATGGGAGAAGAAGAACACAAATTAGGTATTCGTGCTTCTTCTACGCGTCAAGTGTTTTTTAATGACACTGTTGTTCCTGTTGAAAACATGCTTTCTACAAGAGGAAATGGTTTTAAAATTGCGATGAATGCATTAAATGTTGGTAGAATAAAATTAGCTGCTGCATGTTTAGACGCACAACGTCGTACTATTACAGAATCTGTAAAATATGCTAACGAGCGTATTCAATTTAAAACACCTATTTCTAGTTTTGGAGCAATTCGTCAAAAAATTGCTGAAATGACTACTAACTGTTGGGTTGGTGAATCTGCAAGTTACCGTGCTGCAAAAAACATTGAAGACAGAATTATAATCCGTCAAAATAATGGCAAAGACACACACCAAGAAGCGGAGCTTAAAGGTGTTGAAGAATATGCTATTGAGTGTTCTATTTTAAAAGTAGCAGTATCTGAACATACTCAAAAATGTACTGATGAAGGTATTCAAATTTTTGGTGGTATGGGATTCTCTGAAGAAACGCCAATAGAATCTGCATGGAGAGATGCGCGTATTGCCAGAATTTATGAAGGTACCAACGAAATTAATAGAATGTTAAGTATTGGTATGCTTATTAAAAAAGCCATGAAAGGTCATGTAGATTTACTTGGTCCTGCAACGGCTGTTGCTAATGAATTAACAGGTATTCCTTCATTTGACACTCCTAATTATTCTGAATTATTTTCAGAAGAAAAAAGCATCATTGCTAATTTAAAGAAATTGTTCTTAATGGTTGCAGGTGCTGCTTTACAGAAATATGGAGAAAAAATAGAACAACATCAGCAATTAATGCTAGCTTCTTCAGATATTTTAATTCAAATTTATTTAGCTGAATCTGCTATTTTACGTGCAGAAAAATTAGCTAAAAAAGAAGGTGAAGATAAAGTTAAAGAGCAAATAGCTATGGCTAAGTTAAACTTATTCCATGCTATTGATGTTATAGAAACTGCTGGTAAGCACTCTATAATTTCTTTCTCTGAAGGCGATGAACAACGCATGATGCTTATGGGTTTAAAACGTTACATTAAGTATGTAAACATGCCTAACATTATAGAATTAAGAAACATTATCGCTGGAAAAGTGATTAAAGAAAACAAATATTGCTTTTAA